The proteins below come from a single Kitasatospora sp. NBC_00315 genomic window:
- a CDS encoding glutamate decarboxylase, protein MALHKGVDDDRRLTVSPFIGTADPLGSMELAPPVHRLAQGPVPADSAYQLIHDELMLDGNAKLNLATFVTTSMEVQATRLMAECADKNMIDKDEYPQTAELERRCVAILADLWHAPDPAGAVGCSTTGSSEACMLAGMALKRRWMRRNPERYAAGARPNLVMGVNVQVCWEKFCNFWEVEARTAPMEGERFHLGAEQAPALCDEDTIGVVAILGSTFDGSYEPVAEICAALDDLQQRTGLDVPVHVDGASGAMVAPFIDPELVWDFRLPRVSSINTSGHKYGLVYPGVGWALWRDHLALPEELVFRVNYLGGEMPTFALNFSRPGAEVVAQYYTFLRLGHDGYRAVQQSCRDVARYLADAVEARGCFRLITRGDELPVFAFTTTGDVPFDVFDVSRRLRERGWQVPAYTFPENRTDLAVLRVVCRNGFSRDLAELLLADIDRLLPELRNQPGPLKEFGMPARTAFHH, encoded by the coding sequence ATGGCGCTGCACAAGGGAGTCGACGACGACCGGCGGCTGACGGTGAGCCCGTTCATCGGCACGGCCGATCCGCTGGGGTCGATGGAGCTGGCACCGCCGGTGCACCGGCTCGCGCAGGGGCCGGTGCCGGCGGACAGCGCGTACCAGCTGATCCACGACGAACTGATGCTCGACGGCAACGCCAAGCTCAACCTGGCCACCTTCGTCACCACCTCGATGGAGGTGCAGGCGACCAGGCTGATGGCCGAGTGCGCCGACAAGAACATGATCGACAAGGACGAGTACCCGCAGACCGCCGAACTGGAGCGGCGCTGCGTGGCGATCCTGGCCGACCTCTGGCACGCTCCCGACCCGGCCGGCGCGGTCGGCTGCTCCACCACCGGCTCCAGCGAGGCCTGCATGCTGGCGGGCATGGCCCTCAAGCGCCGCTGGATGCGCCGCAACCCGGAGCGGTACGCCGCCGGGGCCCGGCCGAACCTGGTGATGGGGGTCAACGTCCAGGTCTGCTGGGAGAAGTTCTGCAACTTCTGGGAGGTCGAGGCCCGCACCGCCCCGATGGAGGGCGAGCGCTTCCACCTGGGCGCCGAGCAGGCGCCGGCGCTCTGCGACGAGGACACCATCGGCGTGGTCGCCATCCTCGGCTCCACGTTCGACGGCAGCTACGAGCCGGTCGCGGAGATCTGCGCGGCGCTCGACGACCTCCAGCAGCGCACCGGCCTGGACGTCCCCGTGCACGTGGACGGCGCCTCCGGCGCGATGGTCGCGCCGTTCATCGACCCGGAGCTGGTCTGGGACTTCCGGCTGCCGCGGGTGTCCTCGATCAACACCTCCGGCCACAAGTACGGGCTGGTCTACCCGGGCGTCGGGTGGGCGCTCTGGCGCGACCACCTGGCCCTGCCCGAGGAGCTGGTGTTCCGGGTGAACTACCTGGGCGGCGAGATGCCCACGTTCGCGCTGAACTTCTCCCGCCCCGGCGCCGAGGTGGTCGCCCAGTACTACACCTTCCTGCGGCTCGGCCACGACGGCTACCGGGCGGTCCAGCAGTCCTGCCGGGACGTGGCGCGGTACCTGGCGGACGCCGTCGAGGCGCGCGGCTGCTTCCGGCTGATCACGCGGGGGGACGAGCTGCCGGTCTTCGCCTTCACCACCACCGGGGACGTCCCGTTCGACGTCTTCGACGTCTCCCGCCGGCTGCGCGAACGGGGCTGGCAGGTGCCCGCGTACACCTTCCCCGAGAACCGCACCGACCTCGCGGTGCTGCGAGTGGTGTGCCGCAACGGCTTCTCCCGCGACCTGGCCGAGCTGTTGCTCGCCGACATCGACCGGCTGCTTCCCGAGCTCCGCAACCAGCCCGGCCCCCTGAAGGAATTCGGGATGCCCGCCAGGACCGCCTTCCACCACTGA
- a CDS encoding FGGY family carbohydrate kinase: MAIVAGIDSSTNRTRIVACDADTGAVLRAGKAPHPAPEGPDARATETDPQLWLHSLGEAAAGGLLEGVRAIGVCAQQHGMIGLDAGGVLVRPAILWNDPRASGAAAALVDALGGPAAWTRAIGAVPASTYTIAKLRWLAEFEPAAARRVAEVLLPHDWLVWQLLGHPQRRTTDRGDASGTGYWSPITGEYRQDLVKLALGHELRLPDVLGPAEPAGHTPEGLLISAGTGDNMAAALGLGLGPGDAVVSIGGNGTIFAVHDRAVVDASGIVSSFADATGHHLPMVGTLNAAQVLRSTAAMLGQDLEGLSELALQSSPGAYGVVLLPYLDGERTPQLPHAAGTLTGLRAESMTPQHLARAAVEGMLCNIADALDVLRAKGVGVRRVFLLGAAGRLPAVRQIAPQLFGVPVVVPAPGDHAARGAARQAAWALAGSAEPPQWELPDAVTTTPDQEQDLPVGSAVRGQYAAAREQIHPETSG; this comes from the coding sequence ATGGCCATCGTCGCGGGGATAGACAGTTCGACCAACCGCACCAGGATCGTCGCGTGCGACGCCGACACCGGAGCCGTGCTGCGCGCGGGCAAGGCCCCGCACCCCGCCCCCGAGGGGCCGGACGCCCGGGCCACCGAGACCGATCCGCAGCTCTGGCTGCACTCGCTCGGCGAGGCCGCCGCCGGGGGCCTGCTGGAAGGGGTCCGGGCGATCGGCGTCTGCGCGCAGCAGCACGGCATGATCGGCCTGGACGCGGGCGGCGTCCTGGTGCGCCCCGCCATTCTGTGGAACGACCCCCGCGCCTCCGGCGCCGCCGCCGCTCTGGTGGACGCCCTGGGCGGCCCCGCCGCCTGGACCCGGGCCATCGGGGCCGTCCCGGCCTCCACCTACACCATCGCCAAGCTCCGCTGGCTGGCCGAGTTCGAACCCGCCGCGGCGCGCCGGGTCGCCGAGGTGCTGCTGCCGCACGACTGGCTGGTCTGGCAGCTGCTCGGCCACCCGCAGCGGCGTACCACCGACCGGGGCGACGCCTCCGGCACCGGCTACTGGTCGCCGATCACCGGCGAGTACCGCCAGGATCTCGTCAAGCTCGCGCTCGGCCACGAACTGCGTCTGCCGGACGTCCTCGGCCCCGCCGAGCCGGCCGGTCACACCCCCGAGGGCCTGCTGATCTCGGCCGGCACCGGCGACAACATGGCGGCGGCGCTGGGCCTGGGTCTCGGCCCCGGCGACGCGGTGGTGTCGATCGGCGGCAACGGCACGATCTTCGCGGTCCACGACCGCGCGGTGGTGGACGCCTCCGGCATCGTCTCCTCCTTCGCCGACGCCACCGGCCACCACCTGCCGATGGTCGGCACGCTCAACGCCGCCCAGGTGCTGCGCTCCACCGCCGCGATGCTCGGCCAGGATCTGGAGGGGCTCAGCGAGCTGGCCCTGCAGTCCTCGCCCGGCGCGTACGGGGTGGTGCTGCTGCCGTACCTGGACGGCGAGCGGACGCCGCAACTGCCCCACGCGGCGGGCACGCTGACCGGTCTGCGGGCCGAGTCGATGACGCCCCAGCACCTGGCGCGGGCCGCGGTCGAGGGCATGCTCTGCAACATCGCGGACGCGCTGGACGTCCTGCGGGCCAAGGGCGTCGGGGTCCGCCGGGTGTTCCTGCTCGGCGCGGCCGGTCGGCTGCCCGCCGTCCGGCAGATCGCCCCGCAGCTCTTCGGCGTCCCCGTCGTCGTCCCCGCCCCGGGCGACCACGCGGCCCGGGGCGCCGCCCGGCAGGCCGCGTGGGCGCTGGCCGGGAGCGCCGAGCCCCCGCAGTGGGAGCTGCCGGACGCCGTGACCACCACCCCCGACCAGGAGCAGGACCTGCCGGTCGGCTCGGCGGTGCGCGGGCAGTACGCGGCCGCCCGCGAGCAGATCCACCCGGAGACCTCGGGCTGA
- a CDS encoding serine protease — translation MAPGPDRPGRPTALWRPAHTPALLLAAVVLTAAACGGEGEQPPPAPSARTMPRDAAGDRIGTLSVGTAQGPRACTASVVHSTRRDLLVTAAHCVDDGQGGPPEDLVFTPGYRKGLAPYGSWPVDAVTVDRRWTEDLDPEYDVAFVTVRPVGGRQIEDVVGANALGGTDGFGVAVSVTGYPYAAEEPITCSARTASQSPTQERFDCDGYANGTSGSPWVTSDGQVVGVIGGYQEGGDTDRVSYSITFDDRVTQLYHRAAG, via the coding sequence ATGGCGCCCGGACCGGACCGGCCCGGACGGCCGACCGCCCTGTGGCGGCCGGCCCACACACCCGCCCTGCTGCTGGCCGCCGTGGTGCTGACGGCCGCCGCCTGCGGAGGCGAGGGCGAGCAGCCGCCGCCCGCTCCCAGCGCCCGTACCATGCCCCGGGACGCCGCGGGCGACCGCATCGGCACCCTCTCCGTCGGCACCGCGCAGGGCCCCCGGGCGTGCACGGCCAGCGTGGTGCACAGCACCCGCCGCGACCTGCTGGTCACCGCGGCCCACTGCGTGGACGACGGGCAGGGCGGACCGCCGGAGGACCTGGTCTTCACCCCCGGCTACCGCAAGGGCCTCGCCCCCTACGGCAGCTGGCCGGTCGACGCGGTGACGGTCGACCGGCGCTGGACGGAGGACCTGGACCCGGAGTACGACGTGGCGTTCGTCACCGTGCGGCCGGTGGGCGGCCGGCAGATCGAGGACGTGGTGGGGGCGAACGCCCTGGGCGGCACCGACGGCTTCGGGGTGGCGGTCTCGGTGACCGGCTACCCGTACGCGGCCGAGGAACCGATCACCTGCTCCGCCCGGACGGCCTCGCAGAGCCCCACCCAGGAGCGCTTCGACTGCGACGGCTACGCCAACGGCACCAGCGGCAGCCCCTGGGTGACCTCCGACGGCCAGGTGGTCGGTGTCATCGGCGGCTACCAGGAGGGCGGGGACACCGACCGCGTCTCGTACAGCATCACCTTCGACGACCGGGTCACCCAGCTCTACCACCGGGCGGCCGGGTAA
- a CDS encoding serine protease, translated as MAEHPGTTRTADPTVLNGLVGAVFTHNAGGDHFCTASVVDSAGLNLIVTAAHCVYDPGLGQRSDLVFAPGYRAGDTPSGVWPLLSVTVDRSWQDSADPDMDVAFAVVQAQNGQQVQQVLGANRLGVDQGYELPVKVTGYPSSGDVPITCANTTAEQSPTQLRIDCPDYTGGTSGSPWVTDFDPTTRTGTVVGVIGGYQEGGDTPDISYTCYFGDGVQALYDRATG; from the coding sequence GTGGCCGAGCATCCCGGGACCACGCGAACGGCCGATCCCACCGTCCTGAACGGCCTGGTCGGCGCCGTCTTCACGCACAACGCGGGCGGCGACCACTTCTGCACCGCGAGCGTCGTGGACAGCGCCGGGCTGAACCTGATCGTGACGGCCGCGCACTGCGTCTACGACCCCGGGCTGGGACAGCGCAGCGACCTGGTGTTCGCCCCCGGCTACCGGGCCGGCGACACACCGAGCGGCGTGTGGCCGCTGCTCTCGGTGACCGTCGACCGGAGCTGGCAGGACTCCGCCGACCCCGACATGGACGTCGCCTTCGCGGTCGTCCAGGCGCAGAACGGGCAGCAGGTGCAGCAGGTACTGGGCGCCAACCGGCTCGGCGTCGACCAGGGGTACGAACTGCCGGTGAAGGTGACGGGCTATCCGAGCAGCGGAGACGTCCCGATCACCTGCGCCAACACCACCGCCGAACAGAGCCCGACCCAGCTGCGGATCGACTGTCCGGACTACACCGGCGGCACCAGCGGCAGCCCCTGGGTGACGGACTTCGACCCGACCACCCGGACGGGCACCGTGGTCGGCGTGATCGGCGGCTACCAGGAGGGCGGCGACACCCCCGACATCTCGTACACCTGCTACTTCGGGGACGGCGTCCAGGCCCTGTACGACCGGGCGACCGGCTGA
- a CDS encoding WXG100 family type VII secretion target, with the protein MNFISKAWDGATEVVKDVVMAPAEIAHWALNEMFGEGDLHQIAQELAELAKQVDTLSKDINTALGQLTWHGPAADAFVSHAHGRVRELGAVSDHLAELGKSVERLNNVF; encoded by the coding sequence ATGAACTTCATCAGCAAGGCATGGGACGGTGCGACCGAGGTCGTCAAAGACGTGGTCATGGCACCCGCCGAGATCGCGCACTGGGCCCTGAACGAGATGTTCGGCGAGGGCGACCTGCACCAGATCGCCCAGGAACTCGCCGAACTCGCCAAGCAGGTCGACACCCTGAGCAAGGACATCAACACCGCGCTCGGTCAGCTGACCTGGCACGGTCCGGCGGCGGACGCCTTCGTCAGCCACGCCCACGGGCGGGTCCGCGAGCTCGGAGCCGTGAGCGACCACCTCGCGGAGCTGGGCAAGTCGGTCGAGCGTCTCAACAACGTCTTCTGA
- a CDS encoding 1-aminocyclopropane-1-carboxylate deaminase/D-cysteine desulfhydrase translates to MLAPAALPTPLQELSDPILARAGVRLRLKRDDLLHPAVPGNKWRKLVPNLERALAAGHTRLLTFGGAYSTHLRATAAAAEALGLGSVGLVRGAELAGAPRNWSLRAAEAAGMELEFLTRTAYREIVGRPDDPVLVRGLTGRWGRCLILPEGGSNAAAVTGAAAIPGEIPGLGERDVLCCPVGTGGTLAGVAAGLPPGARALGVAVLRGAEGYLEGEVARLHRAAYGREFANWRIEHDYHGGGYGRVPAELEEFAAGFEQRHGLAIERRYVAKALWAVYGLAETGALAPGTRMTVVVTGLPDPR, encoded by the coding sequence ATGCTTGCACCCGCCGCGCTGCCGACCCCGCTCCAGGAGCTCAGCGACCCGATCCTGGCGCGGGCCGGGGTGCGGCTGCGGCTGAAGCGGGACGATCTGCTGCACCCGGCCGTCCCGGGCAACAAGTGGCGCAAGCTGGTGCCCAACCTGGAGCGGGCCCTGGCGGCGGGGCACACCCGGCTGCTCACCTTCGGCGGGGCCTACTCCACCCATCTGCGGGCCACGGCGGCGGCCGCCGAGGCGCTGGGCCTCGGCAGTGTCGGGCTGGTCAGGGGCGCCGAGCTGGCCGGTGCGCCGCGCAACTGGTCGCTGCGGGCGGCCGAGGCGGCCGGGATGGAGCTGGAGTTCCTGACCCGGACCGCGTACCGGGAGATCGTCGGGCGGCCGGACGACCCGGTGCTCGTCCGCGGGCTGACCGGGCGCTGGGGCCGGTGCCTGATCCTGCCGGAGGGCGGCTCCAACGCCGCGGCGGTGACCGGGGCGGCGGCGATCCCGGGTGAGATCCCCGGGCTCGGTGAGCGGGACGTGCTCTGCTGCCCGGTCGGCACCGGGGGCACGCTGGCGGGTGTCGCGGCCGGTCTTCCGCCCGGCGCCCGGGCGCTCGGGGTGGCGGTCCTGCGCGGCGCGGAGGGCTACCTGGAGGGCGAGGTGGCCCGCCTCCACCGGGCCGCGTACGGGCGGGAGTTCGCCAACTGGCGGATCGAGCACGACTACCACGGCGGCGGGTACGGCCGGGTCCCGGCGGAGCTGGAGGAGTTCGCCGCCGGCTTCGAGCAGCGGCACGGGTTGGCGATCGAGCGACGTTACGTCGCCAAGGCGCTGTGGGCGGTGTACGGGCTGGCCGAGACCGGCGCCCTGGCGCCGGGGACCCGGATGACCGTCGTCGTCACCGGTCTGCCGGATCCGCGGTAG
- a CDS encoding TetR/AcrR family transcriptional regulator, with protein sequence MTAETPVTAETPVTAQPPVTAEPPAPRGQRADAQRNQGRILEAARAVVEEQGTQASLRDVARRAEVGLGTLYRHFPTRDALLETLLRERFDLLAARAVELGTDRPPEEALREWLRGFTLSTGTYRGLSASLMATLNEADSPLHASCLAMRQAAGTLLARAQDAGRIRPDVDGTDLFALVNALGWISDQAPSIAARGDHLFGLVMDGLAPRPPAATADPADR encoded by the coding sequence ATGACCGCCGAGACACCCGTGACCGCCGAGACACCCGTGACCGCCCAGCCACCCGTGACCGCCGAGCCACCCGCCCCGCGCGGGCAGCGCGCCGACGCCCAGCGCAACCAGGGGCGGATCCTCGAAGCGGCCAGGGCCGTCGTCGAGGAGCAGGGCACCCAGGCCTCCCTGCGCGACGTCGCCCGCCGCGCGGAGGTCGGCCTCGGGACGCTCTACCGGCACTTCCCGACCCGTGACGCCCTGCTGGAGACCCTGCTGCGCGAGCGCTTCGACCTGCTCGCAGCCCGCGCGGTGGAGCTTGGCACCGACCGCCCGCCCGAGGAGGCGTTGCGCGAGTGGCTGCGCGGGTTCACCCTCAGCACCGGCACCTACCGGGGGCTGTCCGCCTCGCTGATGGCCACCCTGAACGAGGCCGACTCGCCCCTGCACGCGTCCTGCCTGGCCATGCGGCAGGCCGCCGGGACGCTGCTCGCCCGCGCGCAGGACGCCGGACGGATCCGCCCGGACGTCGACGGCACGGACCTCTTCGCCCTGGTCAACGCACTGGGCTGGATCTCCGACCAGGCCCCGTCGATCGCCGCTCGCGGCGACCACCTGTTCGGTCTGGTGATGGACGGGCTGGCGCCACGCCCGCCGGCCGCTACCGCGGATCCGGCAGACCGGTGA